CCACATCTTCAGCAACGTCAGCTACTTTACCGTCTTCCCTCAAAGTTACTTTTAATTCACACATCTATCATATTACCTCCTTTCCTACCCCTCACTCTGAGGTAGGCGGAATTCAGCTAAGCTCTCTTCCTTCTTCCTTATCGTCAGCCCCTCCCTCTCCCTCAACTCTATATATTGTGCGATTATCTTCTTTAACGTTTGCGGATCTAACCTACCAATAGGCGTATCCAACTCACGCAGAAGCTTGGGTATATACTCCTTCTCTAGATCAAAGCCTTCTCGAATCTTGAAGCGATAAAGAGTGTGGAAGATCTCTCGCCCTAACCTCTCCAAATCTTCTTTGTTCACCTTCATCCCAAGTGTCGCTAGAGCCTCGACTACAATATCTGGGGTATAGACGCTTCTAGAGAAGTAGCAAGCTACAAGCGAGTAGAGCACATAGAGCCAATTCTCCTGCTTCACAAGAAAGCCAGCAATATCCTCCACCTTAGCCTTTCCGGCTGCTATCTGCTGGTCTATCGAGTAACCTGAGTTACTTAGATGAGAATGGCGAGCCCCCACAAGTGTACCTACTATGTGCCCGTAGCCTGTTGCATATCCTGCTGGGCTGTTGCCGCCTAATGAGGCTGCAAAGTCTCTTCCTCCGTATCTGTCTGAAACTTTTGCTACTCCTTGTGCGAGTCTAGAGTAGAAGGGGGTCTTAGCCTCGGCTATGTTTTTGATCATCTGCGGGTATACGTTATCTGGGTCTCCCCACCTAGGCTTCACCTCTAATGTCTTTTCGTCTAACACCCCTCTCTCATACGCTTCGGTCACCCAAGCTAGAACCGAGCCTGTCATCATAGCGTCCAACCCAAGGTCTTCACATAGGTCGATGAGTTCAAGTATGCGGCTTGGGCTGCTTATCCCAAGGTTTGAGCCTAGTGCGAACATGGGTTCATAGTTGTAAGCAACTAGGTTTTCTTCCTTAACGATCTCCGTCCTACCCTTCTCGTGGTCGGGTGCAAAAGTCTTTAGTAGAGAGCCGAGGTGGATACACGCGACTGGGCAGTTGGTACAGGTAACCTTCCTCCTAAATACTGTTTCGGCGAACCTTTCCCCAGACATCTCCTCCGCACCCTCAAACCTCCTCTCTCTGAAGTTTCTGGTAGGTAGGGCTCCTAACGCATTTAGTTCGAGTACGTTACTTGGGGTGCCAAGGTTATGATACTTAGACATCTTATCAGTAGCCACAACCTCATGCTCCACCTTCTCGTAAAACGCCTTTACAGCTTGGGGGTTAGGCAAGGGGACACTCTTTGTGCCTATTATGGTGATGGCTTTCAGCTTCTTCGCACCCCAAACGGCACCCAATCCAAGCCTACCAAAATGATGGTGAACATCTACGATCACATTTGCGTAAAGCACCATATGCTCACCAGCAGGGCCTATCGATGCGATGCTCTGCAAACCATTTTTAATAGGCTCAGCCAGCGCCTCGTCTACAGCCCTTGTACCCAACCCCCAGAGTGAGGAAGCGGTCTTAACCTCAACTTTATCGTCGCGTATCTTAAGCACGACTGGGTGTAGTGAACCTCCTTTAATGACCAACGCGCCGTAGCCTGCTGTCGTGAGTGCTGTTGCAAAGTGTCCGCCGGCGTGTGTTTCACCTAGGTTTCCGGTTAGAGGTGATTTGAAGAGGCAGACCGCCTTAGCCATGCATGGGTAGATGCCTGTAAGAGGCCCTGTGGCAAATATTATGGGTGCTTCTGGGGAGAAGGGATCAACCTTTGGTGTGCATTCTTCTAAAAGAAGATGTGAAGCGACGCCGACGCCGCCAAGCATCTTCTCAAATAGATCACTTCTATCTCTGACCCAGCTTTTACGCTCCAATAGATCTACGTAAAGTACCCTGGTGTTCA
The window above is part of the Nitrososphaerota archaeon genome. Proteins encoded here:
- a CDS encoding aldehyde ferredoxin oxidoreductase family protein, with product MNTRVLYVDLLERKSWVRDRSDLFEKMLGGVGVASHLLLEECTPKVDPFSPEAPIIFATGPLTGIYPCMAKAVCLFKSPLTGNLGETHAGGHFATALTTAGYGALVIKGGSLHPVVLKIRDDKVEVKTASSLWGLGTRAVDEALAEPIKNGLQSIASIGPAGEHMVLYANVIVDVHHHFGRLGLGAVWGAKKLKAITIIGTKSVPLPNPQAVKAFYEKVEHEVVATDKMSKYHNLGTPSNVLELNALGALPTRNFRERRFEGAEEMSGERFAETVFRRKVTCTNCPVACIHLGSLLKTFAPDHEKGRTEIVKEENLVAYNYEPMFALGSNLGISSPSRILELIDLCEDLGLDAMMTGSVLAWVTEAYERGVLDEKTLEVKPRWGDPDNVYPQMIKNIAEAKTPFYSRLAQGVAKVSDRYGGRDFAASLGGNSPAGYATGYGHIVGTLVGARHSHLSNSGYSIDQQIAAGKAKVEDIAGFLVKQENWLYVLYSLVACYFSRSVYTPDIVVEALATLGMKVNKEDLERLGREIFHTLYRFKIREGFDLEKEYIPKLLRELDTPIGRLDPQTLKKIIAQYIELREREGLTIRKKEESLAEFRLPQSEG